GCACGCACAGGACGGGGCCGAAGATCTCGTCGCGGTAGGCGTCGGAGTCGGTGGACACCTTGTCCAGGAGGGACAGGCCGATCCAGTGGCCGTCCTCGTAGCCGTCGACGGTGTAGCCCGTACCGTCGAGGACGACGTCTGCGCCCTGCTCCGCCGCGCCGTGCACATACGAGGCGACCTTGTCGCGGTGGGCCCTGGTGATGAGCGGGCCCATCTCGGACGCCGGGTCGTCGCCCGGGCCGATCTTGATCTTCTCGGCGCGCTCGCGGATCTTGTCGACGAGCTCGTCGCCGACGGCGCCGACGGCCACCACCGCGGAGATCGCCATGCAGCGCTCGCCCGCGGAGCCGTAGGCGGCGGAGACGGCGGCGTCCGCGGCCGCGTCCAGATCGGCGTCGGGCAGCACCAGCATGTGGTTCTTGGCGCCACCCAGCGCCTGCACGCGCTTGCCGTTGGCCGAGGCGGTGGTGTGGATGTGGCGGGCGATCGGGGTCGAGCCGACGAAGGAGACGGCCGCGACGTCCGGGTGCTCCAGGAGGCGGTCGACGGCGACCTTGTCGCCCTGGACGACGTTGAAGACACCGTCCGGCAGGCCCGCCTCGGCGAGCAGCTCGGCGATCTTCAGCGACGCGGAGGGGTCCTTCTCACTCGGCTTGAGGACGAAGGTGTTGCCGCAGGCGATGGCGAGCGGGAACATCCACATCGGCACCATCGCGGGGAAGTTGAACGGCGTGATGCCGACGACGACGCCCACGGGCTGGCGGATCGCCGCCACGTCCACCCGGTTGGACACCTGGGTCGACAGCTCGCCCTTGAGCTGCGTGGTGATCCCGCAGGCCAGGTCGACGATCTCCAGACCGCGGGCCACCTCGCCGAGCGCGTCGGAGTGGACCTTGCCGTGCTCCGCGGTGATCAGTTCGGCGATCGCGTCGCGGTTGGCGTCGAGCAGCGCGCGGAAGCGGAAGAGGATCGAGGTGCGCTGGGCCAGGGAGGAGGTGCCCCAGGTCTGGAAGGCGATCCTGGCCGCGGCCACGGCACGGTCGACCTCCTCGACGGACGCGAGCGCGACCCGGGTGGTCACGGCACCGGTCGCCGGGTCGGTGACCGGTCCCCAGTCGCCGGACTCGCCCTCGACGGTCTTGCCACCGATCCAGTGGTGGACGGTCTTCGTCATGACGGATAGCTCCTTCGGGTCCCTCAGAGATGGCGGCGCCGGGCTGCGACCTGCCGGTCGTACTCCTCCCGGGCCTTGACCGCCGACGGCCGGGTCGCGGTCTCGGCCACGGGAACATCCCACCACGCCTGCGCCGGGGGCGCGCCCGACACTGTGTCTGCCGTTTCGGTCTCGACGTAGACACATGTGGGGCGGTCGGCCGTACGGGCCTCGGCCAGGGCTTCGCGCAGGTCACGTACGGTCTTGGCGCGGATCACCCGCATCCCGAGGGAGGCCGCGTTGGCGGCGAGGTCGACCGGGAGCGGCGCCCCGGTGTAAACGCCCCCTCCGGGTTCCCCGGCCCGCGACGGCGCCGGTTCCCGGTGGCGGTAGGCCGTGCCGAACCGCTCGGCGCCGACCGCCTCGGAGAGACCGCCGATCGACGCGTACCCGTGGTTCTGCAGCACGACCAGCTTGATCGGGACGTTCTCCTGGACCGCCGTCACGATCTCGGTGGGGTTCATCAGATACGTGCCGTCGCCGACGAGCGCCCAGACCGGACGCCCGGGCGCGGCCATCGCGACGCCGATCGCCGCGGGGATCTCGTAGCCCATGCAGGAGTAGCCGTACTCCACGTGGTACTGGTCCCGGGAGCGCGTCCGCCACAGCTTGTGGAGGTCGCCGGGGAGCGAGCCCGCGGCGTTGACCACGATGTCGTCGCCGGTGACCAGGCGGTCGAGCGCGCCGAGGACCTGGGTCTGGGTGGGGCGGACGTTCTCGTCGGGCGCGTCGTAGGCGGCGTCGACCCGGTGCTCCCAGCGTTCCTTGTCCTCCGCGTACTCCGACTCGTAGCCGTGGTCGACATGGTGTCCGCGCAGCGCCCCGGTCAGTGCGTCCAGTCCGGCCCGGGCGTCCGCGACGAGCGGGAGCGCCGCGAGCTTGTGGGCGTCGAAGCCGGTGATGTTGAGGTTGAGGAACCGGACACCGGGATGCGTGAACAGGGTCGACGAGGCGGTGGTGAAGTCGGTGTACCGGGTGCCGACGCCGATGACCAGGTCCGCGGTCCTGGCGAGTTCGTCGGCGGTGGCGGTGCCGGTGTGGCCGATGCCGCCCACGTCCGCCGGGTGGTCGTAGGGGAGGGAGCCCTTCCCGGCCTGGGTCGAGGCGACGGGGATCCCGGTGGCCTCGGCGAGGGTGCGCAGCGCGCCCTCGGCCCCGCTGTGGTGGACTCCCCCGCCGGCGACGAGCAGGGGCCGCCGGGCGGACCGCACGGCGAGCACGGCCGCGGCGAGCTCCTCCGGATCCGGCTGCGGCCGGCGCACGTGCCAGACGCGCTCGGCGAAGAACTCCTCGGGCCAGTCGTACGCCTCCGCCTGCACGTCCTGGGGCAGCGCGAGCGTGACCGCCCCCGTGGCGGCCGGGTCGGCGAGGACCCGAGCGGCGGCGAGGGCGGCGGGGATCAGCGCTTCGGGCCGGGTGATCCGGTCGAAGTACGCGGACACCGGGCGCAGGCAGTCGTTGACCGACACATCGCCCGCGTACGGGACCTCCAGTTGCTGGAGGACGGGGTCGGCGGGGCGGGTCGCGAAGATGTCGCCGGGGAGGAGCAGGACCGGGAGCCGGTTGACGGTCGCGAGGGCGGCTCCGGTGACGAGGTTGGTGGCGCCCGGGCCGATGGAGGTGGTGACGGCGTGCGTGGACAGCCGGTTCGACTGGCGGGCGTAGCCGACGGCCGCGTGCACCATCGCCTGCTCGTTGCGTCCCTGGACGAAGGGCATGTCCCCGGACTCGACGAGGGCCTGACCGATCCCGGCCACGTTGCCGTGGCCGAAGATGCCCCACATGGCTGTGACGAGCCGCTGCCTGCGGCCGTCCCGTTCGGTGTACTGGCGGGCCAGGAACCGCACCAGTGCCTGGGCGACGGTCAGTGTCCGTCCGCTCATCGGTAGCCCTCCGTGTGGTCGGGGTGGAAGCAGATCCGCCAGGCGCGCTCCGGCCCGGGGCCGGCCATGACGTTCAGGTAGTACATGTCGTGGCCCGGGGCGGCGATGGACGGGCCGTGCCAGCCGTCCGGGACGAGGACGGCGTCACCGCTGCGGACTTCGGCGAGCAGATCGGTGCCCCCTGGACGGGACGGTGACACCCGCTGGTAGCCGAAGCCGTGGTCGCCCTCGATCTCGAAGTAGTAGATCTCCTCGAGTTCGGTCTCCTCGCCGGGGCGGTGCTCGTCGTGCTTGTGCGGCGGGTACGAGGACCAGTTGCCGCCCGGGGTCAGCACCTCGACGGCGATGAGGCGGTCGCAGGTGAAGGTGTCGGCGGCGGCGAAGTTGCGCACGCGGCGGGCGCAGCCGCCCGAACCGCGGTCCTCGACCGGGACGTCCGGCGCGGGGCCGCGGCGCGCGGGGAGCCGCCGCTCGCACCTCGCTCCGGCCAGGGCGAAGCGGCCTCCGGCGGCGGAGGCGATCAGCACCCGGGCGTCGCGCGGGACGTACGCGAAGTCGGTGACTCCGGCGAACACGCCTGCTCGGCCGGCCAGTTCCATGGTCGTGTCCTCGGTCCGCACCGTGCACCCGCCCGCCAGCGGCAGCACGATCCACTCGCTGTCGCCGGTGTCGAGTCGGTGGGAGGCGCCGGGGGCCAGCTCCAGGATCCGCAGCGCGGAGTACTCCCAGCCGGCCCTCCCGGGGTCGACGGCGAGCGCGTACGGACCGTCGGCCGCGGTCCCGGCCGGGAGGTGCCGGTCGTGTGCGGTCCGGTTCTCGCGATCCCCGTGGGCCCTGTGGTCATGGTGGTCCGCGCGATCCCCGTGGTCCGCGCGATCCCCGTGGTCCGCGCGATCCCCGTGGTCCGCGCGATCCCCGTGGTGCCTGTGATCGTTACGAGCCTCATGGTCCTCGTGGGTCTCGTGGTCCTCGTGGTCCCTGTGGTCCCTGTGGTCCTCGTGGGCCTCGTGGTTCTCGGGGGCCCTGTGATGCTTGTGGTCCATGAGTCTTGCGTACCCCCTAGAGCAGGCCCACGGCCGTGTCGACCGCAGCCGTGACGTCGCCGTCGGCCGGATAGAGCAGTGAACGGCCCGCCACCAGGCCCTGGACCGTGGGCAGCCGAAGCGCGCCGCGCCACTTCCCGTACACCGCCGCCCGCCCGCCCGCGGTGTCGTCCACATCGCCGCCGAGGAGCACCGCGGGGAGTGTCGAGGTCTCCATCACCCGTGCCATGTCGTCGGGGTTCTCCGTGACGGGGATCTTCAGCCAGGTGTAGGCCGAGGTGCCGGCGAGGCCGGAGGCGATGGCCATGGAGCGGGTGACCGCTTCGGCCGACAGGTCGTTGCACAGCACGCCGTCGACGCGGCGGCAGATGAACGGCTCGACGAAGACCGGCAGCCGGTGGGCGGCCATCGCGTCGATGGCGCGGGCGGTGGAGTGCAGGGTTGCCAGGGAGCCGGGGTCGTCGTAGTCGATGCGCAGGAGCAGCTTGCCGGCGTCGAAGCCCAGCCGCGCGAGATCCTCGGCACGGTAACCGGTGAACCGGTCGTCGAGTTCGAAGGCGGCACCGGCGAGTCCGCCGCGGTTCATGGACCCCATGGCGATCTTGCCGTCGAGCGCCCCGAGCAGGAGCAGGTCCTCCAGGATGTCGGCGGTGGCGAGGACGCCGTCCACGCCGGGACGCCCGAGGGCGGTGCACAGGCGCTCCAGGAGGTCGAGCCGGTTGGCCATCGCGTACGGCCGGTCGCCGACGGCGAGCGCGCCGCGGGCGGGGTGGTCGGCCGCGACGATCATCATTCGTCCGCTGCTTCCGACCAGGGGCCGCCGCCGGCGGCGGGCCGCCGCCTCGGCCACGGCCTCCGGGTGGCGGACCCTGATCCTGACGAGGTCGGTGGGGTCGACGCGGGTCACCGCACCGCTCCGGGCGCGCCCGCCGGTCCGGGGCCGCCTGCCGGTCCGGGGCCGCCATCCGGCCCGGGCCACGAGTCGGGACGGGGATCGGGACCGGCATCGGGGCGAGATTCGGGACCGGGACCGGGACGGGCTTCACCGCGGGGCTCGAAACGGGGCTCGGAGCGGGGCTCACTGCGGGGCTCGGGACCGGGCGCGTGGCCGTCGAGGAGGGCTTCCACCTCGGTGGCGTACGGCATGGCCGATGAGCATGCGAGGCGGGCGGCGACGATCGCCCCCGCGGCGTTGGCGAACCGCATCACCCGTTCCAACTCCCATCCGGCGATCAGCCCGTGGACCATGGCGCCGCCGAACGCGTCCCCCGCGCCGAGTCCGTTGACCACCTCGACCCGCACCGGCGGCACTTCCGCGGTCGTGCCGTCCCGGCGCACCGCCAGCACGCCCCCGGGCCCCTGTTTGACCACGGCCAGCTCGACCCCGGAGTCGAGCAGCGCCCGGGCGGCGGCGTGCGGTTCCCGCTCCCCGGTGGCGATCTCGCACTCCTCGAGGTTGCCGACGGCGACGGTGGCGTGCGCGAGCGCCTTCGCGTAGTGCGGCCGGGCCTCGTCCGCCGCCGAACCGGTCGGGCTTTCCCAGAACATGGGGCGCCAGTCCAGGTCGAGGACGGTCGTCCCGGACTTCGCCCGGTGCTCGAGCGCGGCGAGCGTGGCCTCCCTGCTGGGCTCGGCGCACAGCCCGGTGCCGGTCGCCCAGAAGACACCCGCCCCGCCGATCGCGTCCATGTCCAGTTCGCCGACGCGCAGTTCGAGGTCGGGGGCCTTGGGCTGCCGGTAGAAGTACAGCGGGAAGTGATCCGGCGGGAAGATCTCGCAGAACGTCACGGGGGTGGGCAGCCCCGGCACCGCCGTCACCCAGCGGTCGTCGACCCGGAACTCGCGGAGCGCCTGGTGGAGGTAGTCCCCGAAGGCGTCCCGGCCGGTGCGGGTGACGACCGCGGTGCGCCGGCCGAGCCGGGCCGCCGCGACCGCCACGTTCGAGGCGGAGCCGCCGAGGTACTTCCCGAACGTCTGGACTTGTGCCAGCGGTACCCCGGTCTGCAGGGGATAGAGGTCCACTCCGATCCGGCCCATCGTGATGAGGTCGTACGGCTGAGGCATACGGGTCCCTTCGGTTCCACGTCCGACTGTCCCCTGGTCTAGCCCCCCGCCCGGAACACTGTCAACATTTTGTCCTTACATTCGGACGAAAGCTTGACACCTTTCTCCGGCGGCCGGGAAGCTGGCCGCCATGACCTCCTCCGCAGCCTCGCTCAACCGCATCCGGATCGGGTCGGCCCCGGACTCCTGGGGCGTGTGGTTCCCCGACGATCCCCGGCAGGTCCCGTGGCGGCGCTTCCTCGACGAAGTGGCACGGGCCGGGTACGAGTGGATCGAACTCGGCCCGTACGGCTACCTCCCCACGGACCCCGCACGGCTCGCCGAGGAGACCTCCTCCCGGGGACTGAAGGTGTCGGCCGGCACGGTCTTCACCGGACTCCACCACGGCCCGGCCGTGTGGGAGAGGACCTGGGCCCATGTCGCCCGCGTCGCCGCGCTCACCCGTGCGATGGGCGCGGACCACCTCGTCGTCATCCCGTCCTTCTGGCGCGACGACAAGACCGGCGAGGTGCTGGAGGACCGGACCCTCACGCCCGGGCAGTGGCGCCATCTCGCCGGCCAGACCGAGCGCCTGGGGCAGGAGGTGGGAGACCGGTTCGGGCTGCGGATCGTGGTCCACCCCCACGCGGACACCCATATCGACAGCGAGGAGAACGTCAGCCGCTTCCTCGACGCCACCGACCCGGACCTGGTCTCGCTCTGCCTGGACACCGGCCACTACGCGTACTGCGGCGGCGACAGCGTCAAGCTCATCGAGACCTACGGAGAGCGGATCGGCTACCTCCACCTCAAGCAGGTGGACCCGGAGATCCTCGCCGACGTCGTGGCGAACGAGGTGCCGTTCGGCCCCGCGGTGGCGCGCGGGGTGATGTGCGAACCGCCCGCCGGAGTGCCCGCGCTGGAGCCGGTACTGGCCGCCGCCCGGCGACTCGGCGCCGAGCTCTTCGCCATCGTCGAGCAGGACATGTACCCCTGCCCCGCGGACCAGCCCTTCCCCATCGCCGAGCGCACCCGGCGCTTCCTCCGCTCCTGCGGCGCGTGACCCGCGCCCGCCGCCTCCTCGACCCCACCCCGTCACAAGCGTGGCCTTCGCGTCACAGATGTCTTCGTTACGCGGGTCTTACGTCACAGGACCTCGACAGCCCCTCCCCTGCCGTCACTCTGCGTCGTTCAACGGGCACAGGCTGAGTGATCGCCAGCGCACGCGCCCCGGCTCCCCCGACGGCTCCCCCGGCCGCCGCTGCGGCGCGTGCAGGGAGGTGCCACAGATGACCGACAGAAGACTCTGGTCCTACAAGGACATCGCCGCGCACATCAAGGTGCAGCCGGACACGGTCCGTTCGTACCGCAAACACGGACTCCTGCCCCCGCCGGACCATGTGGAGGCGGGCAAGCCCTACTGGTATGCCGACACCATCCGGGTCTGGGTGGCGAACCGGCCGGGCAACAGGGGAGGCAGAACCTGAATCCGCGGCCCCGCACCACCGGGCTCCCGGTTGCGGGGCCGGTCAGCGGCTCCACGCCGGCCAGCGAAGGAGCGCTCGCCCCGGTCAGCGACTCCGCCCCCGTGCGGGACGCGTCCGAGACGGACCGGACGGACTCGGGACCATGGCGTACCTCCGACGCGGGCCACCGGCCGTGGCACGGTCTCCCGCCGAGGGCTCCCATGGATACCCCCTAGGGGTATAAAGTGGGCGCCGGGGAGGCCCTGCGCAGCCACGGGCGGCCCGGTGCACCATGAGTTCGGCGCACGACACGACGCCGTACCAAGTGTTCGCCAAGCGACAGATCCGCACAGAGGAGAACGCCATGACCGCCGAGACGAATGCCGGCACCGTCGAGGACACCGGATCCCGCTGCTCGCCCACCGGTTCGGGCCACAGCGGCGGCACGGCCGGCGCGGAGCCGGGCGGCACCACCGCCGTCTACCTGGTGAAGGGCATGACGTGCGGCCACTGCGAGGGCGCCGTTTCCGAGGAGATCTCCGCGATCAACGGCGTCGCCTCGGTGAAGGCCCTCGCCGCCACCGGGCAGGTCACCGTGGTCTCGGCCGCACCGCTCGACGAGGCCGACGTACGCGCGGCCGTCGACGAGGCGGGCTACGAGTTCGCCGGGCGGGCCTGACCGTCGCGGACTCCAGCGGTCGACTCCCCCGGGGAAGAGCCCCCGCCCGACCCCGGAGACCGGGACCGGGCCGTACAAGAGACGGCCGGACAGGAGACGGCCGGACAGGAGCCCGGAAGGGCCGCAGAGGTTCGGACGGAAGACCGGAGGGACCAGAGGGACCGGAAGGCCCGCCAGCACGCCACTCGCCGCCCCAGGCCTCGCCGGGGCGGCCTTCGGCGTCCCACCGGCCCGTGCGGCCGGGCCCCGGCCCCTCACCGGGCTCCGCCCTGCCCCTGGCGGCCGCCGCGGGGCCCCGGCCAAATCCTCCGAGGTGCGCCCCGCCCCGCCGTCAACCCCACCGCGACCCGCCCCCGGAGCCGGGAATCCGGCGACCTCGGGAATTGCCGGGACCTACTCATCCGTTTCCGTGGCCAGCGGGAGGCTGCGTCTGCGATCCTTCACGTGGTACACAGGACCTTCACAACGAGACCCAGATCACAGATATTGATGGGTAACCATTCGGGCTCTTCGCGAGTCTAAGTGGGCGATGCCAGAGCGTCTTGGGGGACGCTCATGGGATGTCTTGGGGGACGTCCCAGGCAAGCGTTGGCCGGGGCACGTACGACCGGGAAGCTTTGAGCGGCCCTCCCGTGGATACGTACCCCGGCAGACCGCCTCGCGGAGAGCTTCTGCTGGACACCAGCAGACGCCCGGCCGGATCCCGTGGGGGGAATCCGCACCGGGGATATGGGAAGCGCCCCGCCTGCCGACCCGTGGGGGGATCGGCAGCGGGGCGCTTCTCGCCGTACCGGGCCGATGCCGGGCCCGTCCCGCCGGAACTGCGGTCAGGCCGCCTCAGCGGGCCTCGACGGGGACGAAGTCCCGCAGGACCTCACCCGTGTAGATCTGGCGCGGGCGGCCGATGCGGGAGCCCGGCTCCTTGATCATCTCGTGCCACTGGGCGATCCAGCCCGGAAGCCGGCCGAGAGCGAAGAGCACGGTGAACATCTCGGTCGGGAAGCCCATGGCCCGGTAGATCAGGCCCGTGTAGAAGTCCACGTTCGGGTAGAGCTTGCGCTCGACGAAGTAGTCGTCGGACAGCGCGTGCTCCTCCAGCTTGAGGGCGATGTCCAGCAGCTCGTCGGACTTGCCCAGGGCGGAGAGCACATCGTGGGCGGCAGCCTTGATGATCTTGGCGCGGGGGTCGAAGTTCTTGTAGACCCGGTGGCCGAAGCCCATCAGGCGGACGCCGTCCTCCTTGTTCTTCACCTTGCGGATGAAGGTGTCGACGTCGCCTCCGCCGGCCGCGATGCCCTCGAGCATCTCCAGCACGGACTGGTTGGCACCACCGTGCAGGGGGCCCCACAGGGCGGAGATGCCGGCGGAGATGGAGGCGAACATGTTCGCCTGCGAGGAGCCGACCAGACGCACGGTGGACGTCGAGCAGTTCTGCTCGTGGTCCGCGTGCAGGATGAGCAGCTTGTCGAGCGCGGCCACCACGACCGGGTCCAGCTCGTACTCCTGCGCCGGGACCGAGAAGGTCATCCGCAGGAAGTTCTCCACGTAGCCGAGGTCGTTGCGCGGGTAGACGAACGGGTGGCCGATCGACTTCTTGTAGGCGTAGGCGGCGATCGTCGGCAGCTTCGCCAGCAGCCGGATGGTGGAGAGGTGGCGCTGCTTCTCGTCGAACGGGTTGTGGCTGTCCTGGTAGAACGTCGAGAGCGCGCTCACCACGGACGACAGCATGGCCATCGGGTGGGCGTCGCGCGGGAAGCCGTCGAAGAAGCGCTTGACGTCCTCGTGCAGCAGCGTGTGCTGGGTGATCTCGCCCCGGAACGCCGCGAGCTCGTCCACGGTGGGCAGCTCACCGTTGATCAGCAGGTAGGCCACTTCCAGGAAGCTGGAGCGCTCGGCCAGCTGCTCGATCGGGTAGCCGCGGTAGCGCAGGATGCCCTGCTCGCCGTCGAGGTAGGTGATCGCGGATTTATAGGCGGCGGTGTTGCCGTAGCCGCTGTCCAGGGTCACCAGACCGGTCTGCGCCCGGAGCTTCCCGATGTCGAAGCCCTGGTCGCCGACGGTGCTTTCGACCACCGGATAGGTGTATTCACCGTCCGCGTACCGCAGTACTACAGAGTTGTCGCTCACGTCATCCCTCACCGACGTAGTGCCTCTTCTTCGAGGTGCCCTGACTGTCTCTACCATCCCCCATTTGGCTGAGGAGAGTGCACTCGGGGTCGACCATTAGCCCGGTCAGCGGCACTCAGTGCCGCCCAGCCCGCCCATCCTGCCCCCTTCGCCCCGGTTCCGGAAGTGTCAGGTGATCTTTCCCACGAAGCCTCCACCTATCAGCCGGTGGTCGAGCGCGGTAAAGCGCCTGCCTGCCGAGGCGGTGCGGACCGCCTGCCCTATCGCCTTGCGCGAACCGACGAGCACGACGAGTTTCCGCGCCCTGGTCACGGCCGTGTAGAGCAGGTTCCGCTGAAGCATCATCCAGGCCCCGGTGGTGACCGGAATCACCACGGCCGGATACTCGCTGCCCTGGGAGCGGTGGATCGTGACGGCGTAGGCGTGGGAGAGCTCGTCCAGCTCGTCGAAGTCGTACGGCACCTCCTCGTCCTCGTCCGTCAGCACCGTCAGCCGCTGATCGA
The Streptomyces tirandamycinicus DNA segment above includes these coding regions:
- a CDS encoding CoA-acylating methylmalonate-semialdehyde dehydrogenase; this encodes MTKTVHHWIGGKTVEGESGDWGPVTDPATGAVTTRVALASVEEVDRAVAAARIAFQTWGTSSLAQRTSILFRFRALLDANRDAIAELITAEHGKVHSDALGEVARGLEIVDLACGITTQLKGELSTQVSNRVDVAAIRQPVGVVVGITPFNFPAMVPMWMFPLAIACGNTFVLKPSEKDPSASLKIAELLAEAGLPDGVFNVVQGDKVAVDRLLEHPDVAAVSFVGSTPIARHIHTTASANGKRVQALGGAKNHMLVLPDADLDAAADAAVSAAYGSAGERCMAISAVVAVGAVGDELVDKIRERAEKIKIGPGDDPASEMGPLITRAHRDKVASYVHGAAEQGADVVLDGTGYTVDGYEDGHWIGLSLLDKVSTDSDAYRDEIFGPVLCVLRADTYEEGLALINASPFGNGTAIFTRDGGAARRFQLEVQAGMVGVNVPIPVPVGYHSFGGWKDSLFGDLHVYGNDGVQFYTRGKVVTTRWPDPSEPHGGVDLGFPRNH
- the iolD gene encoding 3D-(3,5/4)-trihydroxycyclohexane-1,2-dione acylhydrolase (decyclizing); the protein is MSGRTLTVAQALVRFLARQYTERDGRRQRLVTAMWGIFGHGNVAGIGQALVESGDMPFVQGRNEQAMVHAAVGYARQSNRLSTHAVTTSIGPGATNLVTGAALATVNRLPVLLLPGDIFATRPADPVLQQLEVPYAGDVSVNDCLRPVSAYFDRITRPEALIPAALAAARVLADPAATGAVTLALPQDVQAEAYDWPEEFFAERVWHVRRPQPDPEELAAAVLAVRSARRPLLVAGGGVHHSGAEGALRTLAEATGIPVASTQAGKGSLPYDHPADVGGIGHTGTATADELARTADLVIGVGTRYTDFTTASSTLFTHPGVRFLNLNITGFDAHKLAALPLVADARAGLDALTGALRGHHVDHGYESEYAEDKERWEHRVDAAYDAPDENVRPTQTQVLGALDRLVTGDDIVVNAAGSLPGDLHKLWRTRSRDQYHVEYGYSCMGYEIPAAIGVAMAAPGRPVWALVGDGTYLMNPTEIVTAVQENVPIKLVVLQNHGYASIGGLSEAVGAERFGTAYRHREPAPSRAGEPGGGVYTGAPLPVDLAANAASLGMRVIRAKTVRDLREALAEARTADRPTCVYVETETADTVSGAPPAQAWWDVPVAETATRPSAVKAREEYDRQVAARRRHL
- the iolB gene encoding 5-deoxy-glucuronate isomerase, whose product is MDHKHHRAPENHEAHEDHRDHRDHEDHETHEDHEARNDHRHHGDRADHGDRADHGDRADHGDRADHHDHRAHGDRENRTAHDRHLPAGTAADGPYALAVDPGRAGWEYSALRILELAPGASHRLDTGDSEWIVLPLAGGCTVRTEDTTMELAGRAGVFAGVTDFAYVPRDARVLIASAAGGRFALAGARCERRLPARRGPAPDVPVEDRGSGGCARRVRNFAAADTFTCDRLIAVEVLTPGGNWSSYPPHKHDEHRPGEETELEEIYYFEIEGDHGFGYQRVSPSRPGGTDLLAEVRSGDAVLVPDGWHGPSIAAPGHDMYYLNVMAGPGPERAWRICFHPDHTEGYR
- a CDS encoding Cgl0159 family (beta/alpha)8-fold protein yields the protein MTRVDPTDLVRIRVRHPEAVAEAAARRRRRPLVGSSGRMMIVAADHPARGALAVGDRPYAMANRLDLLERLCTALGRPGVDGVLATADILEDLLLLGALDGKIAMGSMNRGGLAGAAFELDDRFTGYRAEDLARLGFDAGKLLLRIDYDDPGSLATLHSTARAIDAMAAHRLPVFVEPFICRRVDGVLCNDLSAEAVTRSMAIASGLAGTSAYTWLKIPVTENPDDMARVMETSTLPAVLLGGDVDDTAGGRAAVYGKWRGALRLPTVQGLVAGRSLLYPADGDVTAAVDTAVGLL
- the iolC gene encoding 5-dehydro-2-deoxygluconokinase, which produces MPQPYDLITMGRIGVDLYPLQTGVPLAQVQTFGKYLGGSASNVAVAAARLGRRTAVVTRTGRDAFGDYLHQALREFRVDDRWVTAVPGLPTPVTFCEIFPPDHFPLYFYRQPKAPDLELRVGELDMDAIGGAGVFWATGTGLCAEPSREATLAALEHRAKSGTTVLDLDWRPMFWESPTGSAADEARPHYAKALAHATVAVGNLEECEIATGEREPHAAARALLDSGVELAVVKQGPGGVLAVRRDGTTAEVPPVRVEVVNGLGAGDAFGGAMVHGLIAGWELERVMRFANAAGAIVAARLACSSAMPYATEVEALLDGHAPGPEPRSEPRSEPRFEPRGEARPGPGPESRPDAGPDPRPDSWPGPDGGPGPAGGPGPAGAPGAVR
- a CDS encoding sugar phosphate isomerase/epimerase family protein, giving the protein MTSSAASLNRIRIGSAPDSWGVWFPDDPRQVPWRRFLDEVARAGYEWIELGPYGYLPTDPARLAEETSSRGLKVSAGTVFTGLHHGPAVWERTWAHVARVAALTRAMGADHLVVIPSFWRDDKTGEVLEDRTLTPGQWRHLAGQTERLGQEVGDRFGLRIVVHPHADTHIDSEENVSRFLDATDPDLVSLCLDTGHYAYCGGDSVKLIETYGERIGYLHLKQVDPEILADVVANEVPFGPAVARGVMCEPPAGVPALEPVLAAARRLGAELFAIVEQDMYPCPADQPFPIAERTRRFLRSCGA
- a CDS encoding helix-turn-helix transcriptional regulator, which translates into the protein MTDRRLWSYKDIAAHIKVQPDTVRSYRKHGLLPPPDHVEAGKPYWYADTIRVWVANRPGNRGGRT
- a CDS encoding heavy-metal-associated domain-containing protein, with product MTAETNAGTVEDTGSRCSPTGSGHSGGTAGAEPGGTTAVYLVKGMTCGHCEGAVSEEISAINGVASVKALAATGQVTVVSAAPLDEADVRAAVDEAGYEFAGRA
- a CDS encoding citrate synthase, with translation MSDNSVVLRYADGEYTYPVVESTVGDQGFDIGKLRAQTGLVTLDSGYGNTAAYKSAITYLDGEQGILRYRGYPIEQLAERSSFLEVAYLLINGELPTVDELAAFRGEITQHTLLHEDVKRFFDGFPRDAHPMAMLSSVVSALSTFYQDSHNPFDEKQRHLSTIRLLAKLPTIAAYAYKKSIGHPFVYPRNDLGYVENFLRMTFSVPAQEYELDPVVVAALDKLLILHADHEQNCSTSTVRLVGSSQANMFASISAGISALWGPLHGGANQSVLEMLEGIAAGGGDVDTFIRKVKNKEDGVRLMGFGHRVYKNFDPRAKIIKAAAHDVLSALGKSDELLDIALKLEEHALSDDYFVERKLYPNVDFYTGLIYRAMGFPTEMFTVLFALGRLPGWIAQWHEMIKEPGSRIGRPRQIYTGEVLRDFVPVEAR